A part of Scophthalmus maximus strain ysfricsl-2021 chromosome 20, ASM2237912v1, whole genome shotgun sequence genomic DNA contains:
- the ythdc1 gene encoding YTH domain-containing protein 1 isoform X1 — protein MAADRREDKDGELSVLEDLLTEAPDQDDELYNPESERDVSDKKGTKRKSERSDSHDLKRLRPSSDHAPSRSSNNKRAPGPPLSSKKTASSPRGRHATAPATSYRQEYYDERKSRRVAREASRSRGDDARRREAQRGLEALSQKLRRENPHPSPAPHEDDNQSEEGAAEEYGSEQGSGSSSPAGSQVEEEEEEDQEEDEEEEEGMEEEEEEEGEKEEEDEEEEYERRGGGEGNDYDTRSEAGDSRSASSVSFSDDGESARSGSASEVSGSEKKQEKLSSSVRAVRKGMENPTNKLRYILRDARYFLIKSNNHENVSLAKAKGVWSTLPVNEKKLNAAVRSARSVVLVFSVRESGKFQGFARLASESHHGGSPIHWVLPAGMNAKMLGGVFKIDWLCRRELPFTKTSHLSNPWNEHKPVKIGRDGQEIQPDVGAQLCALFPLDESVDVHQVARHVRHKRRTPSEPRPRGRPPQREPGRRRPEEFDLHGRKRPRADGPPDFNQRAGFIQDLRNQPVDRRFSSVRRDVFLNGTYNDYMRDYHHSVGPPGPWQTLAPYPGVEQPPPHHPPYYHHGHPPPPPHQAYHHHHPPLPQHEAPPPRFRDKQRAPQHRAFAPSPHDYDMRVDDFLRRTQAVVSSRRERERQRERERGGPRRERERERARDRDRERERDKERGRYRR, from the exons ATGGCGGCCGACCGGCGCGAGGACAAAG ACGGAGAACTCAGTGTTCTAGAAGATCTTCTGACGGAGGCTCCAGATCAAGACGACGAGTTGTACAAtccagagagtgagagagacgtCAGCGACAAAAAAG gaaCGAAGAGGAAAAGTGAGCGCTCTGACAGCCATGACCTGAAGAGGCTCCGCCCATCAtcagaccacgccccctcaAGATCTTCCAACAATAAGAGAGCCCCAGGCCCACCTCTGTCCTCTAAGAAGACAGCGTCAAGCCCCCGCGGCAGACACGCCACCGCCCCGGCCACCAGCTACCGTCAGGAATACTACGACGAGAGAAAGAGTCGGAGAGTTGCCCGGGAGGCGAGCAGGAGCCGAGGAGACGATGCTCGCCGCAGAGAGGCCCAGAGAGGCCTGGAGGCCCTGAGCCAG AAGTTGCGGCGTGAAAATCCACACCCGAGCCCCGCCCCCCACGAGGACgacaaccaatcagaggagggTGCAGCAGAAGAGTATGGCTCGGAGCAGGGGTCGGGAAGCTCCTCCCCCGCCGGCTcccaggtagaggaggaggaagaggaggatcaggaggaggacgaggaggaagaggagggcatggaggaagaggaggaggaggaaggagaaaaagaggaggaagatgaagaggaggagtacGAGCGACGCGGCGGCGGTGAAGGAAACGACTACGACACTCGGAGTGAGGCCGGCGACTCGCGCTCCGCCTCCTCCGTCAGTTTCTCTGACGACGGTGAATCGGCTCGCTCGGGCTCGGCTTCCGAGGTCTCag gttcagagaagaagcaggagaagtTGTCATCGTCCGTCCGAGCTGTTCGCAAGGGCATGGAGA ATCCGACCAATAAGCTGCGCTATATCCTGCGGGACGCTCGCTACTTCCTCATCAAGAGCAACAACCATGAAAACGTCTCGCTGGCTAAAGCTAAG GGTGTCTGGTCCACGCTGCCAGTGAACGAGAAGAAGTTGAACGCAGCGGTCCGCTCAGCGCGGAGCGTCGTCCTTGTCTTCTCTGTGAGGGAGAGCGGCAAGTTCCAAG GTTTCGCTCGTTTGGCGTCGGAGTCTCATCACGGCGGTTCTCCGATCCACTGGGTTCTTCCTGCCGGCATGAATGCCAAGATGCTGGGTGGAGTCTTCAAGATTGACTGGCTCTGCAG GAGGGAGCTCCCCTTCACAAAGACGTCTCACCTGTCAAACCCGTGGAACGAACACAAGCCGGTGAAGATAGGACGTGACGGACAG GAGATCCAACCGGACGTCGGTGCTCAGCTCTGCGCCCTGTTCCCATTGGACGAGAGCGTGGATGTCCACCAAGTAGCTCGGCACGTTCGTCACAAACGTCGGACGCCTTCGGAGCCGCGGCCTCGAGGCCGACCGCCACAACGCGAACCGGGAAG GCGTCGACCTGAAGAGTTCGACCTCCATGGCAGGAAGCGGCCGCGAGCCGACGGTCCGCCCGACTTCAACCAACGAGCAG ggttcATCCAGGACCTTCGTAACCAGCCGGTGGACAG ACGTTTTTCCAGCGTGAGGAGAGACGTGTTTCTGAACGGA aCGTACAATGACTACATGAGGGATTACCACCACAGCGTCGGGCCACCTGGTCCCTGGCAGACTCTG GCGCCGTACCCCGGTGTTGAGCAGCCGCCCCCCCATCATCCCCCCTACTACCACCACGGCCAccctcccccgccccctcaccaggcctaccaccaccaccatccgcCGCTGCCCCAACacgaggctccgccccctcgctTCAGAGACAAGCAGAGAGCGCCGCAGCACCGCGCCTTCGCCCCCAGCCCg CACGACTATGACATGCGTGTGGATGACTTCCTGCGGCGGACGCAGGCGGTGGTTAGCAGCCGGCGGGAGCGCGAGCGGCAGCGGGAGCGCGAGCGCGGCGGACCAcggcgtgagagagagagggagcgagcgagggaccgagacagagagagagagagggacaaagagaggGGGCGATACCGCAGGTGA
- the ythdc1 gene encoding YTH domain-containing protein 1 isoform X2, with protein MAADRREDKDGELSVLEDLLTEAPDQDDELYNPESERDVSDKKGTKRKSERSDSHDLKRLRPSSDHAPSRSSNNKRAPGPPLSSKKTASSPRGRHATAPATSYRQEYYDERKSRRVAREASRSRGDDARRREAQRGLEALSQLRRENPHPSPAPHEDDNQSEEGAAEEYGSEQGSGSSSPAGSQVEEEEEEDQEEDEEEEEGMEEEEEEEGEKEEEDEEEEYERRGGGEGNDYDTRSEAGDSRSASSVSFSDDGESARSGSASEVSGSEKKQEKLSSSVRAVRKGMENPTNKLRYILRDARYFLIKSNNHENVSLAKAKGVWSTLPVNEKKLNAAVRSARSVVLVFSVRESGKFQGFARLASESHHGGSPIHWVLPAGMNAKMLGGVFKIDWLCRRELPFTKTSHLSNPWNEHKPVKIGRDGQEIQPDVGAQLCALFPLDESVDVHQVARHVRHKRRTPSEPRPRGRPPQREPGRRRPEEFDLHGRKRPRADGPPDFNQRAGFIQDLRNQPVDRRFSSVRRDVFLNGTYNDYMRDYHHSVGPPGPWQTLAPYPGVEQPPPHHPPYYHHGHPPPPPHQAYHHHHPPLPQHEAPPPRFRDKQRAPQHRAFAPSPHDYDMRVDDFLRRTQAVVSSRRERERQRERERGGPRRERERERARDRDRERERDKERGRYRR; from the exons ATGGCGGCCGACCGGCGCGAGGACAAAG ACGGAGAACTCAGTGTTCTAGAAGATCTTCTGACGGAGGCTCCAGATCAAGACGACGAGTTGTACAAtccagagagtgagagagacgtCAGCGACAAAAAAG gaaCGAAGAGGAAAAGTGAGCGCTCTGACAGCCATGACCTGAAGAGGCTCCGCCCATCAtcagaccacgccccctcaAGATCTTCCAACAATAAGAGAGCCCCAGGCCCACCTCTGTCCTCTAAGAAGACAGCGTCAAGCCCCCGCGGCAGACACGCCACCGCCCCGGCCACCAGCTACCGTCAGGAATACTACGACGAGAGAAAGAGTCGGAGAGTTGCCCGGGAGGCGAGCAGGAGCCGAGGAGACGATGCTCGCCGCAGAGAGGCCCAGAGAGGCCTGGAGGCCCTGAGCCAG TTGCGGCGTGAAAATCCACACCCGAGCCCCGCCCCCCACGAGGACgacaaccaatcagaggagggTGCAGCAGAAGAGTATGGCTCGGAGCAGGGGTCGGGAAGCTCCTCCCCCGCCGGCTcccaggtagaggaggaggaagaggaggatcaggaggaggacgaggaggaagaggagggcatggaggaagaggaggaggaggaaggagaaaaagaggaggaagatgaagaggaggagtacGAGCGACGCGGCGGCGGTGAAGGAAACGACTACGACACTCGGAGTGAGGCCGGCGACTCGCGCTCCGCCTCCTCCGTCAGTTTCTCTGACGACGGTGAATCGGCTCGCTCGGGCTCGGCTTCCGAGGTCTCag gttcagagaagaagcaggagaagtTGTCATCGTCCGTCCGAGCTGTTCGCAAGGGCATGGAGA ATCCGACCAATAAGCTGCGCTATATCCTGCGGGACGCTCGCTACTTCCTCATCAAGAGCAACAACCATGAAAACGTCTCGCTGGCTAAAGCTAAG GGTGTCTGGTCCACGCTGCCAGTGAACGAGAAGAAGTTGAACGCAGCGGTCCGCTCAGCGCGGAGCGTCGTCCTTGTCTTCTCTGTGAGGGAGAGCGGCAAGTTCCAAG GTTTCGCTCGTTTGGCGTCGGAGTCTCATCACGGCGGTTCTCCGATCCACTGGGTTCTTCCTGCCGGCATGAATGCCAAGATGCTGGGTGGAGTCTTCAAGATTGACTGGCTCTGCAG GAGGGAGCTCCCCTTCACAAAGACGTCTCACCTGTCAAACCCGTGGAACGAACACAAGCCGGTGAAGATAGGACGTGACGGACAG GAGATCCAACCGGACGTCGGTGCTCAGCTCTGCGCCCTGTTCCCATTGGACGAGAGCGTGGATGTCCACCAAGTAGCTCGGCACGTTCGTCACAAACGTCGGACGCCTTCGGAGCCGCGGCCTCGAGGCCGACCGCCACAACGCGAACCGGGAAG GCGTCGACCTGAAGAGTTCGACCTCCATGGCAGGAAGCGGCCGCGAGCCGACGGTCCGCCCGACTTCAACCAACGAGCAG ggttcATCCAGGACCTTCGTAACCAGCCGGTGGACAG ACGTTTTTCCAGCGTGAGGAGAGACGTGTTTCTGAACGGA aCGTACAATGACTACATGAGGGATTACCACCACAGCGTCGGGCCACCTGGTCCCTGGCAGACTCTG GCGCCGTACCCCGGTGTTGAGCAGCCGCCCCCCCATCATCCCCCCTACTACCACCACGGCCAccctcccccgccccctcaccaggcctaccaccaccaccatccgcCGCTGCCCCAACacgaggctccgccccctcgctTCAGAGACAAGCAGAGAGCGCCGCAGCACCGCGCCTTCGCCCCCAGCCCg CACGACTATGACATGCGTGTGGATGACTTCCTGCGGCGGACGCAGGCGGTGGTTAGCAGCCGGCGGGAGCGCGAGCGGCAGCGGGAGCGCGAGCGCGGCGGACCAcggcgtgagagagagagggagcgagcgagggaccgagacagagagagagagagggacaaagagaggGGGCGATACCGCAGGTGA